A genomic stretch from Xenopus laevis strain J_2021 chromosome 6S, Xenopus_laevis_v10.1, whole genome shotgun sequence includes:
- the gbx1.S gene encoding homeobox protein GBX-1 — MQRPNRVVSTFTIDSLIGSPPARQGHVLYTGYPMFMPYRPLVLPQTLPPTPLPSLGPLTSFTGRLSNTFCASLGQGLPSMVALTTSLPNFPDTAESFYSQSQELAAPGGGSPDLEERGREPAAQGTQEPSSEATKYTCLPGDEKLDSSDEDKVDGKASETGCSDHEEESLGGSCDESIPDGVGSSPRLRNKGKGTSQASMVEGAGTPGKGRRRRTAFTSEQLLELEKEFHCKKYLSLTERSQIAHTLKLSEVQVKIWFQNRRAKWKRIKAGNVSNRAGEPIRNPKIVVPIPVHVNCFAVRTQQMDGVHP, encoded by the exons ATGCAAAGACCTAATAGGGTGGTCAGCACATTCACCATAGACTCTCTGATTGGCAGCCCTCCTGCCCGACAGGGACATGTGCTCTATACTGGGTACCCCATGTTCATGCCATATCGGCCCCTCGTTCTTCCACAGACATTACCCCCCACCCCACTACCCTCTCTTGGACCCTTGACCTCCTTCACTGGGCGCTTGAGCAACACTTTCTGTGCCAGCCTTGGGCAAGGACTCCCTTCCATGGTGGCCCTGACTACTTCCCTCCCCAACTTTCCAGACACTGCAGAGAGTTTCTATTCACAGTCCCAGGAGCTGGCTGCCCCAGGAGGGGGGTCACCAGACTTGGAAGAAAGAGGCAGAGAACCTGCAGCGCAAGGAACCCAGGAACCCAGCTCAGAGGCTACCAAGTACACCTGCCTGCCAG GAGATGAGAAGCTGGACAGCTCCGATGAGGACAAGGTAGACGGCAAAGCCTCAGAAACAGGCTGCAGTGACCATGAGGAAGAGAGCTTGGGGGGGAGTTGTGATGAGAGCATTCCTGATGGAGTAGGAAGTTCTCCAAGGCTTAGAAACAAAGGGAAGGGCACCAGTCAAGCCTCAATGGTGGAAGGAGCTGGAACCCCAGGGAAGGGCCGGAGGAGGAGGACGGCATTCACCAGTGAGCAGCTCCTGGAACTGGAGAAAGAGTTTCACTGCAAGAAATACCTGTCCCTCACTGAGAGGTCTCAGATCGCCCACACTCTGAAGCTCAGTGAGGTGCAAGTCAAGATCTGGTTTCAGAACCGTAGGGCTAAGTGGAAACGTATTAAAGCTGGAAACGTCAGCAATCGGGCCGGGGAGCCTATCCGAAACCCCAAAATTGTGGTGCCCATCCCAGTGCATGTCAACTGCTTTGCTGTCAGGACACAACAAATGGATGGTGTACACCCTTAG